TTGCAGCGGTTGTTTCAAGACAAGCTGTGAGTCAACTCGTCCCCTTGGTCGACTGCATTGCGGAGGAAGCATGCCTTGAAGAATAGTGTGTGTCTACTATGCCATCATACTTACCCTGGGATTAAGTCTTCTATTCACCAGTGTTACAATAAATAGATTTAAATCTGAAGGTTATTGTGCTGTGATCTTCACGCTTTGTAACATCCGGATGTTTCATCCTTCCGATCATCAGGCTACTGTCAGGAAATAGTTTGAGGTATTTGATTCAGAATTTAAGTGAGCACTATCAAACAACTAGTAGATACTAAAAATTAGATAATACTTAATGGCTGGCCCTCAAATTCTAATAGTCATTACATACATTTGCACAGATTTGTAGTGAACTGCTGTGCATGCTGGGATTTGAAGTTTCAGGATGTGTCTGTTTAGAGTGAGTTAGAGTTAACTGTTTTATTATAACCTATACCAAAAATGTGTATAAAGAAATGTTATTGTTATCACttaaactttttcttttattttttagcttttgCACAGTTTGTAGTAAGGCACACGGCATGCTGGGATTTGAAGTTTGAGAGTCTTATGTGTCCATTTTCAGTGAGTGAGAGATTTATTATATTGAAAGAGACTTTGAATTTGCAAAAAACATATGTTGCTGACTCGAACTTTGGCTGTGCAGATTTTCCATGAGGCACCATGCATTTTGGGATTTGTAGTTTGAGGTCTACCACGTCTATTCATGTTGAGTGATAAGTTGCATCATTAATTTTGAGGTCAGCACTAAAAATCTGACAGCGTATGCACGAATCTGCTCAGATTTGTACTGATgtgcagtgcatgctgggatttgAAGTTTCAGTGGGCTGTGTCAGTTGAGTATGATTTAGAAAGCTGCCTATGCTTTTCTGCAACTTTGCAAAGGTGTTCTTAAGGACTCTACAGTATTCTGAATTTTTGCATTGTAATGCTGACTCCAGCAGTGCAGATGCCTTACTTTGTTGCTGTAAAAATGTCTTCCCTCTGCTTTTTTAGGTCGAGATATGGGGGGGTTCAGCAGACAGAAGTTTTTCCAGGAGCTTGCTCATGGCTGCCTGCTGCCAACAGCTCAGCAGGGTCTGGAGCAGGTATGGCAGCTGCTGGTTATCTGCCTGCTTTGTCGGCTCCTCTGGATGCTGGGTGAGAGTTATTTTCTGCCCCCCTCAGTGTTGCTCACCTATCATACGCACAGCTCACCTCATCGTAATCCCCTGTTCTATCTGTTGTTCATCTATCTTGCTTTGTCAGGCCTTCCCTCCTTTGTGAAACACCTGGGCACAGTAGCAGGAGGCTTCTACACTCTCTACCTGTTCTTTGAGCTTCATATGATCTGGGTGGTCCTCCTCAGCCTTCTCTGctacctcttcctcttcctgtgcCGCCACTCTACAATCAGAGGCACCTTCCTCTCCATCACTGTGCTCATCTACCTGCTGCTGGGGTAGGAGCGTCCACCTTTGATGCCTGACAGCTCATTAGCACGCGTCAATTGCCTCAAAACTGAATCTATTTTTATCCGTTTTTTTCTCAGAGAGATGCACATGATGGACACCACAAACTGGCACAAGATGAGAGGTAGGCATATTTTCTGCAAGCAGCAACACTTGACACATTTCTGAtagataaaagcaaaaacaatgaTTGTTATCGGTTAATTTTGAGCTATGATAATACTCTTGTGTTGTACACTTTTTGAGTATTTATATGACACTGCTGTCGTCCAGGTTCTCAGATGGTGGTTGCCATGAAAGCTATCTCTCTTGCCTTCGATTTGGATAGAGGTGTTGTGACCAGTGTGCCCTCACCCATTGAATTCATGGGCTACATTTACTTCGTTGGCACGGTCATCTTTGGTCCCTGGATCAGCTTCAACAGCTACAAAGAAGCTTTAGAAGGACGTAAGCTGGTGAGTGCGATACAATATCTTTCTAGGAAGTGGGAGGCGGGGATTATTTTGAAGATTTATCCAGAGGTGAGACGCTAACTGTTCAAATCTTTGCgtctttcttctcttcagagCTTTTCATGGCTCTTAAAGGTGTCTGTTAGCTGGGTGAAGAGCCAGGTCTGCCTTGTTATTTCCAACTGTGTGGCTCCCTACCTCTTCCCTTATTTCATACCAGTTTATGGAGACAAGCTGCTGCGAAGGTGAGTACAGATAAAGATTCACCAAAATATTAACATATATATAGAGATACTCCTACACTGTTGTGCCctggcttcttcttcttatttcttaatttaatctgcctttttttttgcagcaaaaagaggaggaagatcagGTGAGTTATTGTCTAAACTTAAGTCATCCTCaacaaacactaaaataaaggcatccacattattttgtatcttttaaattgtttttcaaGTAAGGGAAATGTTGTCCCTCCAGGGTTTTATGTGTTTCTTTAACCATATCAATCATGCAATATTCTTATAATAGTTATACAATATGTGcataaaaagtttaaatgtgagttttataaatcacattttaaatcaaatatcttCAGACAAACTGAGTTTATGAGTATGATGTGCTGTGTATGTTTCCTGAGGCGATTTTCTCACTTTGAAAATgggaatagaaaaaaagaaaatggatttGTGGTAGACATGAAGCAGCATACAAAACAAGTACTGTCGGTGTGAGGAAAACAAGTGTTGCTCTCTTTAAAACTCCCAGCTCTTGTACTTGTTTTCTGAGGGAAAATTAGCAAAGATGACACCAGCACACCTGATGTACTGTTTTCAGTTACAAGGgtgttattttcttttgtgcatttttaCCTTTCACTGATAGGACAGCTCAGGGACATGTGAGGAAGAGAAAGTGGGGTAGACGTGCATCAAAGGGTTTTGACTGGGACTATGACCTATGCTTAATGGAAAATAGCCTCTGTAAATGGGGCGCCGGCTCTACAGACCTTGCTAAACCAGCGCCCTTTCAAAGATGTTGTTTAGAAGATGAGACACTGCTGGCATAGTGCTGTATTATTCATCTTTACATAGGTTTACTTCTTGGGTAGGTTTCCAATAATTGGTTATTAGGGGgaaaaacagtattttaaaGTGAGTACACTGAGAAACACTGCACAAACGCtcgctgttttctgtttttcatttgtctATCACCTCATGCTGCATGCAAGTATCGTCTCCATCCCTCACTCTCTGATAACGCTCTGTGCAGCCAATTATCACATACCAAGTATATACCACATTTATATTAATTGAATGTATCACTGACATTTACTGctaccctctctctctatgttcttctgcttcttcagaGGTACTACCGCAAAGTAAGTCTTCAAAATATACATGATAATAAAGTTCTATTCTAACCTGGaattgaaatatatttattttgtctgtaaTTTCCTCTTTTAATGTCCATGCTTTAGGTGGTTGCTGGCGTACGAGAACACCATGTCTTTCCACTTTAGCAATTATTTTGTGGGTTATCTGAGCGAGACCACTACAACTCTGGCTGGGGCGGGTTTCACAGAAGAGAAAGACAACCTCAAATGGTCAGAACTACACCtataattttaaaataaagctcatattttatttctcatgcTTAAAGAGGCTCGACaagattcacttttttttttccttttttagggATATGAGTGTATCCAAGCCACTGAACATAGAGTTTCCCCGGTCGATGGTGGAGGTGGTGACGTCATGGAATCAGCCAATGTCTTCCTTTCTGCACACCTGTGAGTTATCATTTCAACAGTGATGGCTTGATGGCAGCAGCTGTTCTTGCTTTTCATTCTAATTATGAATGGCTTGATAATGGCTCATTTAAACAGACCCTCTCAAACAAGCTGATGCTCTCATCTCGCAGATGTTTTCAAGAGTGCGCTCAGATTTGGGACGTTCTCAGCCATTATGGTGACATATACAGCCAGCGCTCTTCTGCATGTGAGTGCTATCCGGAAGTTGCACATAAGTTATTATACCTCAACCCCAGCAGCCTttactgttgtgtgtttgtttcaacaAGTTGATAATttgatgttgctttttttttgtttgtgtggtaGGGTTTGAGTTTTCACCTGGGGGCAGTGCTGATATCTCTTGGGTTCATGACGTACATTGAGCACGGTGAGAATCTGCCTAATGTCTCTTTTCCACATCAGAACTTTTCCATTTAGACAAGGTGCTTAGCTTTGCAGTAACGGTTAATTGCACACACTATTACACACTGTTTCTTTCCACTGCGGCTCTTGTAATTTACTTGTTATGGTTGGAAAAAGAACTCTAACTCTGACTTCTTTTTAATGCCTGGCTCTTCTATTATGTTTCAGTGTTGCGGAAGAGGCTTGCAGCCATTTTTAATGCCTGTGTACTCTCAAAGAAATGTCAGCCAAACTGCACTCACAAGAACAAAAAGGTAATATGAACCGCTTTCTTTGCTCCCTTTTGAAATGGGAGCCTTTATTACTTGCCATTTCAGTTTAGCAGTTTTGCATGCAGATATAAACCAATAAAAATACTTAGACCTGTGACAATAAAATGCTAATTTTCTTTCTTGCCAAGAGTAAGTTGGATGAATAAATAGCACTGTCATGCTGCTAAATATGTGTCCTAAATAAGTAGCTAAACTGGGTATGTAAATGTACACAGAGGCTATACTGAACAGGAATGCTAAACATCTATATGAACACTAAACAATTACATGTTAGCTTAACACAAGTGCTTATATGTACAATTAAAAAGTACAACAAAATATTCTATTATGTAGGCTAAATATGAATTCTAAATTGGATCTAAGAAGGAAATATGTATGCTAGCTACGAAAACaagtatgtttaaaatgtagcctCAATATTTAGCTATGCTAAAAAGGTTTGTTAAACGTCTATGCTATATATTTATAGGCTACCTATGAAGGCCCAGTTCTACAAAGGTGCAAAAGGTTGCATTGCACcttcattttatatttctgcaccctcaattgaatggacgcaaaaataaataacaataagtAATGAAGGCCAACAGTGACTCGTGTTTATTACATCCATGATCTAATGGTCATGCCAGGTTCACATGATCTGTCTGTTCACCAAGGACCACACGAGGGACCCATAACGTCTACACTATCTTTCACTGTAGCTGcaccccctttaatctcagatgCACCCTCAGTCATTTTGTTCTACAATGATAGCCTGTATCTATGCTGCTGAAGCTTAGCTAAGCATAAAGACGAGAGTCAGTGGAAATGGCAAGCTGAAGGATTTTGCAGGGGGGGGTTATGTGCTTGACTAGTTCTTTGCAGGCAGCAGtaaattatttgaatgtcactgGTTGTCATCTTTTTAACCTTTGGGCAAAAACCAGTATAGCTGTTGAACTGTGCTTACAGTTTTTAAGATAGAATATGCTGACAAAGAGCACAAACATGACAGGTGTATGAATCTTCTCACCTATCTCtttcaaagaaaataatcatgcatttttttaaaggcttattcacaggctttttatgccttcattaagagataggacagtggatagagtcagaaattggggaaagagagagagagtgttgggAACGACAAGAAATAtgcatattttttatcaaaatgtcaaactctatcctttttttccccaatgttTTTGGACttacttttatttgtagtttttttattcttacaaCACATTTACTTGTCATGCTGCATAATTATAAATCATTTCCAATCACAGGCTTGTGGtgttttgaacatgttttctACATATTCTGGTGGTcctccaactttttttttatttctgcaattGGCCATTGCACTGGCACTGCTGGCACTTCCTTTCAGAGCAGGAGGTGCTCAAAGGGGGCCTACCTTTCAGGTCTTCTGGCCCAGTTAGCATTCAGAACCTCTCAatcctgcagtgttttttttttcatattataCCCCAAACAAACAGTTAAAACCTTATGAAGATATAATTGTGGTTTTGTCAAAGTGGTGTGTTCATTGGGTTTTAttctagagaaaaaaaactgctgcagtTAAAATACAGAAGCCCCCCTTGAGCTGTCGGTTGATATATTTTGGGAGTTTATTGGCCAGGTGCCCAGTAAAAAATCCCTTATGTTATATTGGTTACACATATCAAGAACAGCGGGGAGGGGGAATGATGATTTATGCCAAGGAGAAGCAGCCTGCATGGACTGCAATACAGTGTGAATCGTTCCCCTCACAGAGATAGACACACAAAGATATGTTTCAGCCTCGGAAAATGTGATTTCACAtcttaagttttttttctccgtAACATAAAATATTCATCTCTTAACTTGGAACAATTTAAGTTGAAGAGGAAGCCGATATTATTTCTAACGAGTTAGCAGTTCAGCTAATCTGCTTCATCAAGACGCTGTGATAAAAAAGAGACGTGTTATGGCTTCAAAGAGGGAAACCCACACAGAATACATCGACAAAGATATAGATAGTGTCTGGAATATTGATTTAAGTGCCTGCTTCTTACATAACGCTTGTCTTGGTTCTCCCTCCACAGAAGCTTTGGGTGTATATGATTAACATAGCATTCAGTGCATTGGCAATCCTCCACCTGACATACCTGGGCTCTGTGTTCAACTCCAGTGTGGACTACATGGAGGAGGATGAGGTGAGAGCACAACATATTTAGAAGAGTATATGCGACATACAATTATCATgcaattcaattaaaaacacatattttaaagcCTTGTATCCCAGATCTGAATCTGTACAGCAAACAGCACCCTCTATCCTGTGTTTCTAGATGGAGATAAGGAAAATTATGACCCCAAAAAACCTTTCAGCTGTCACTAATGCTCCACCCAATAGACCAGTTTAGAATGACTCTCTGCACGCATGAAATGTACAGCACACTATGTGACATACCTACATGTGAAACGGCACATCGAAATGAAACCTTAGCTGCAGTGTTTAAAGTTCATAGGACAGAGGAGAAGTGTCATGTAGCTATTTTTGTGCAGAAATAgttggagataaaaaaaaaaaatccaaaaggaAGGACGAAAGAATTACCACTCCCGTTTCATTAAAACATTGTTCATATGTATTGTTTTGTGAATAGCCCTGTTCCCATTCAGCTTACATAGTATGCACTGCCCCCTACAGGATGATATAACCCATCATACCATTCAGAAGTGGTCAGAGCTGAGCTGGACGAGCCACTGGGTCACATTCGGATGCTGGATTTTGTACCGCCTCATTCTCTAATCATAGGAGACGGAGAAACAGAGAACGTGAAGGAAGCAATAAAGAGGTTTTGTAAGGCTGGTTCTCCGCTTCTGCACTGTGACTTTATTCTGCATCAGACCGAAGAGAACCCAATCAACAACAAACCAACATGCAGTGTTCAGGTTGCGCCGCATGTTCGGCTGGGTAATCTATTATTCTAACCTGCTGGAGACTAGTTTTTGATATCCATGAAATGATAGCCCactcctccctcccttttccCCCCGTATCGCACCCTTTTTATCAGAGCCGCAGTTGTCGAGCCCTCATGTTGTGACAGCAGTTACCGATGTCTCACTGTGAGCCACAATCAATACCTATCAGCATGGTGGAGATCggctgctcctctcctctctgtggacACACGATAGAGCACATTATCTGGGTCTCAGCTTCCACTGCGGCAGATGTCCTCCAGATGTGCTTTCCCCTCACCTCAAGTGTTTTACAATCGTAGTGTTAGGTTTGAAGGATGAGCCTGGTGATTTTATATGGTTTCTTATCTTGAACGAATcccctgaaatgaaaaaaaaaaagtgtcgcCTGTCTCTCTAAACTCGGATCTCCTCAGCAGTCAAATACAAAAACCTGGATAATCTGAAACAACTGGTCACTGTAGAAGTATAAACATCTCTCACACACTACTTCAATGTGCATTTGTTGAAAACAATTTTCAGCAACAGGTGAATGCTCTTGCTCTTGTGAGTATATGCAGCAGCAAGACAGTCTATGCTGTATGTTGGATTCACTTAAAAAATACAGCGGCCTCTCAGTGCCCTCCCAACGGTGTGGCTCAGCGATACATTTTGGACCATTAAGAGGATTTtctaaaatacaaaactatGCCAAATCAAGCTTCAAATACAGAGAcgatacatgtttttttttttcatgggatTTGTTAGAATAAGAAAGAATATCATCAGATATCTTTAAACGAGAGAACTGTCTCTTGAGCATGTTCAAGTTTGAATAATAGGAGCACAGAATATGGTTATAAGGCAgcaaatcaaaatgtttcttaaaatgattttcccctttatgtgatttttagaaaaagaaaatgaatggcTTAGTCTTTGGATTAATTTTCTTGTGGTGATATATTTCCTATAggtgttttgtgttatttttgtagtTCCATTTGAATACATTATTTGCATTAACAAAGACAAGTCTTATAAGTATTTGTGGACATTTCAGACACTCTTTCACTCCTCAGTAT
This region of Labrus bergylta chromosome 12, fLabBer1.1, whole genome shotgun sequence genomic DNA includes:
- the LOC109985276 gene encoding protein-serine O-palmitoleoyltransferase porcupine, coding for MGGFSRQKFFQELAHGCLLPTAQQGLEQVWQLLVICLLCRLLWMLGLPSFVKHLGTVAGGFYTLYLFFELHMIWVVLLSLLCYLFLFLCRHSTIRGTFLSITVLIYLLLGEMHMMDTTNWHKMRGSQMVVAMKAISLAFDLDRGVVTSVPSPIEFMGYIYFVGTVIFGPWISFNSYKEALEGRKLSFSWLLKVSVSWVKSQVCLVISNCVAPYLFPYFIPVYGDKLLRSKKRRKIRGTTAKWLLAYENTMSFHFSNYFVGYLSETTTTLAGAGFTEEKDNLKWDMSVSKPLNIEFPRSMVEVVTSWNQPMSSFLHTYVFKSALRFGTFSAIMVTYTASALLHGLSFHLGAVLISLGFMTYIEHVLRKRLAAIFNACVLSKKCQPNCTHKNKKKLWVYMINIAFSALAILHLTYLGSVFNSSVDYMEEDEDDITHHTIQKWSELSWTSHWVTFGCWILYRLIL